Proteins found in one Hirundo rustica isolate bHirRus1 chromosome Z, bHirRus1.pri.v3, whole genome shotgun sequence genomic segment:
- the KIAA1210 gene encoding acrosomal protein KIAA1210 homolog, which translates to MHTRLLGSTMAGFYGCLKSKNDYIMATRPTEVTQSPETGDTVEECTGKKKSKFQTFKNFFAKKKRKEPPPPRGESNLKPCQSSSDVSIAVLDTAALHSPREAGPKGSMGNKALSHDSVFIFESAPGNVTGDVLSQENIPGRVKTLQLQLQQNVRLGSPPLVITGKKMEDAGAVSEDDGLPRSPPEISTLHEVLTDSPNKSSNPIQRHSSLSLGGTDSEDEQIPSGASSRPISPLSSAIRGTPISRGNSFLPVDFTIPASPLGCLDTSAARHRIAINPRKQKAFTSKHQLSFQVEQLENEACLPATPERKGNSTELLESDKHKSNWEGLPAQVGPCAKRGGFTETPGVKTPTGAAPDSCNSTFVVEDTCALLQEDGCLAGVEHHYKGATLLLRPEPSPVNLEEHHSTKVLYPADESANEPKLHPQSTSAEVPALPELQQLEGEAGVSPDLPAADLFSSGVGTVDMDILPDAAQNSAVNSADPNIKVQEKGDMLLTGEEELCFGTTGNHSNHAVSGTALSTPQIAVADSESCSDIKTVAVLRSEKSSVAKNDKETCEIMEFHLSKDSEEKKIDAAVSVSEAVCVGPCSKLEVCFKAEIPVSKGNQGSQQANASCISEKPSIGCLASSSLAGLKSNISSDADSKEHQISSTASHRKTAEGNQSSDENVKSPLKTASAKPVRFTIAPAWQRSLSGGSNSKEDSYSRSSPTSPIRPEFFEGMTKEHTRFDAVTQESAKTNSDRFAQDCKDRDLHLNSFMEWADHETQNFENPFGVRLRRTSSLLKYQNESHVEPPKLIPSAVPIASSASVKEDQKLMGTGKPPPSLPVNTKSVVKKPDLLEDKNPGKARSEEVAKKQNSYKPSEKVSPYLETVSSEPAWISVAKLKQKGFQDHPLAREHKDEDKALTKVDQGEQGICASENTLKKDMPSSSQDKRTQMKTVVSAAAGKVRPISQEASVVPAVEKEARHSSNLPVTPCSPVEPPWLSLAKKKAKAWSEMPQIVQ; encoded by the exons ATGCACACACGCCTCCTGGGAAGCACCATGGCTGGGTTCTACGGGTgcctgaaaagcaaaaa TGACTATATAATGGCTACAAGACCCACAGAGGTCACACAGTCACCTGAAACTGGAGACACAGTCGAAGAGTGCACAG gaaagaagaaatccaAATTTCAGACTTTCAAGAACTTCTTTGCcaagaagaagaggaaagaaccTCCACCTCCCAGGGGAGAGAGTAATTTAAAACCTTGCCAGTCCAGCAGCGATGTCAGCATCGCTGTGCTCGACACTGCTGCACTTCATTCACCGAGGGAGGCTGG gcCCAAGGGTAGCATGGGAAACAAAGCCTTGTCCCATGACAGTGTCTTCATTTTTGAGTCTGCACCAGGAAATGTGACAGGTGATGTCTTGTCTCAGGAAAACATACCTGGAAGAGTGAAAACCTTGCAG cttcagctgcagcagaacgTCAGACTTGGATCACCTCCTCTTGTtataactgggaaaaaaatggaagatgcAGGTGCTGTTTCTGAAGATGATGGTTTACCTAGAAGCCCTCCTGAAATTTCAACCCTTCATGAAGTTCTGACAGATTCGCCAAACAAG TCCTCCAACCCTATTCAGCGTCATAGCTCTTTGAGTTTAGGCGGGACAGACAGTGAAGATGAACAG atACCTTCTGGAGCTTCCTCCAGGCCCATCAGTCCTTTATCCTCTGCCATTCGGGGGACCCCCATCTCAAGAGGCAACAGCTTCCTTCCTGTTGATTTTACCATCCCTGCCAGTCCCCTTGGATGCCTGGACACCTCAGCAGCCAGGCACAGGATTGCCATCAACCCTCGGAAACAGAAAGCCTTTACCAGCAAGCATCAGCTGTCTTTCCAG GTggaacagctggaaaatgaagCATGTCTTCCTGCAACTccagaaaggaagggaaattcAACAGAATTACTTGAGAGTGATAAACATAAAAGCAATTGGGAAG GATTACCAGCCCAGGTGGGACCCTGTGCAAAGAGAGGCGGTTTTACGGAGACACCAGGTGTAAAAACCCCCACTGGTGCTGCCCCTGACTCTTGTAATTCCACATTTGTGGTAGAAGACACCTGTGCTTTGCTGCAAGAAGACGGGTGCCTTGCTGGCGTGGAACATCACTATAAAGGAGCCACACTCCTTCTGAGGCCTGAGCCTTCTCCAGTAAACCTGGAAGAACACCACAGCACAAAAGTGTTGTACCCTGCAGATGAGTCTGCTAATGAACCGAAATTACATCCACAAAGTACCAGTGCTGAAGTACCTGCACTTCCAGAATTGCAACAACTTGAAGGAGAAGCTGGTGTGTCTCCAGACCTACCAGCAGCTGACTTGTTTAGCAGTGGTGTGGGAACAGTGGACATGGACATACTGCCAGATGCTGCACAAAATTCCGCAGTAAATTCTGCGGATCCAAACATTAAAGTCCAGGAAAAAGGGGATATGCTGCTTACTGGCGAAGAAGAACTCTGCTTTGGTACTACTGGGAATCATTCCAACCATGCTGTCTCAGGTACTGCACTGAGCACTCCACAAATTGCAGTAGCTGACTCAGAGTCTTGTTCTGACATCAAGACAGTGGCTGTTTTGAGGTCTGAAAAGAGTTCAGTAGcaaaaaatgacaaagaaaCTTGCGAAATTATGGAATTCCATTTATCCaaggacagtgaagaaaaaaaaatagacgCTGCTGTGTCTGTCTCAGAAGCAGTTTGTGTGGGACCTTGCAGTAAATTGGAAGTatgttttaaagcagaaattccTGTTTCAAAGGGTAACCAAGGCAGTCAACAGGCCAATGCGTCATGCATTTCTGAAAAACCTTCCATTGGGTGTCTTGCCTCTTCAAGTTTGGCTGGCTTGAAGAGTAATATATCTTCTGATGCTGATAGTAAGGAGCACCAGATAAGCAGtacagcttctcacagaaaaacagcagaaggCAATCAGTCATcagatgaaaatgtaaaaagtcCGCTGAAGACTGCTTCTGCTAAGCCAGTCAGATTTACCATTGCACCAGCATGGCAAAGATCTCTCTCAGGGGGTTCAAATTCAAAAGAAGATTCCTATTCCAGAAGTTCTCCAACATCCCCTATAAGACCAGAGTTCTTTGAAGGAATGACAAAAGAACACACACGTTTTGATGCAGTTACGCAGGAATCAGCAAAAACCAACTCAGATAGGTTTGCTCAAGATTGTAAGGACAGAGATCTGCATTTGAATTCTTTTATGGAGTGGGCTGACCATGAAACACAAAATTTTGAGAACCCATTTGGGGTGAGACTAAGAAGAACATCATCTTTACTAAAGTACCAGAATGAAAGCCATGTAGAGCCTCCAAAGCTGATCCCCTCAGCTGTTCCAATTGCTTCTTCTGCTTCAGTCAAGGAGGATCAGAAATTGATGGGCACTGGGAAACCACCTCCAAGCCTTCCTGTTAACACAAAGTCAGTTGTTAAAAAACCAGATCTCCTAGAAGACAAAAATCCTGGCAAGGCAAGATCGGAAGAAGTGGCAAAGAAGCAAAATAGTTATAAACCTTCAG AAAAAGTCTCTCCATATTTGGAAACTGTGTCCTCTGAACCAGCTTGGATCTCCGTGGCAAAGCTAAAACAAAAGGGTTTCCAGGATCATCCTCTTGCCAGAGAACATAAAGATGAAGACAAAGCTTTGACCAAAGTGGATCAAGGGGAG CAAGGGATCTGTGCTAGTGAGAACACACTGAAGAAGGATATGCCTTCCAGCTCTCAGGACAAGAGAACACAAATGAAGACGgttgtgtctgcagcagcag GTAAAGTTCGACCAATTTCTCAGGAAGCATCTGTGGTTCCTGCTGTTGAAAAGGAAGCAAGGCACTCCTCTAACCTGCCAGTGACACCCTGCAGTCCTGTTGAACcgccctggctgtccctggccaAGAAGAAAGCCAAAGCATGGAGTGAAATGCCCCAGATCGTACAATAG